The following are encoded together in the Parabacteroides chongii genome:
- a CDS encoding DNA-binding domain-containing protein, whose product MQNTLKGWLADNTVTTDDKTDKILLLESAGNIGLEQIYKEMKEEDTGLKMETIVHVVTLFLRIVMRFVLNGYSVNTGLFRAVVQFVGTVKKGVWNPEENSIYVSFNQEKQLRESIAKTKVEILGTKANVMYILEVEDRKTGLKDGTATPGRNFFVRGSHLKVVGSDPAVGVTLTDSAGNVTKLVDDEVSINKPSELTLLLPVDLKDDTYTLTVCTQYSQSAQLLKEPRSVSTTIVVGNPGGGEDDRPVIE is encoded by the coding sequence ATGCAAAACACATTGAAAGGTTGGTTGGCCGACAATACCGTGACTACCGACGACAAAACAGACAAAATTCTTTTGCTGGAATCAGCCGGAAACATCGGCCTCGAACAAATCTATAAGGAGATGAAAGAGGAAGATACCGGGCTCAAAATGGAAACTATCGTACACGTCGTTACGCTCTTCCTGCGCATTGTGATGCGCTTCGTCCTGAACGGTTACAGCGTAAACACCGGACTGTTCCGCGCCGTAGTACAATTCGTCGGAACAGTTAAAAAAGGGGTATGGAACCCGGAGGAAAACTCCATCTATGTATCGTTCAACCAGGAAAAACAGCTACGTGAATCGATTGCAAAAACAAAGGTGGAAATACTCGGCACCAAAGCAAATGTAATGTATATCCTTGAAGTAGAAGACCGCAAGACCGGCCTGAAAGACGGCACAGCCACTCCGGGACGTAATTTCTTCGTACGCGGATCGCATCTGAAAGTAGTCGGCTCCGATCCCGCCGTCGGCGTTACCCTGACCGACAGCGCAGGAAACGTGACGAAGCTGGTCGACGACGAAGTAAGTATCAACAAACCTTCCGAACTCACTTTGTTGTTGCCGGTCGACCTAAAAGACGATACATATACCTTGACGGTCTGCACGCAATACAGCCAAAGCGCACAGTTATTAAAAGAGCCCCGTAGCGTGAGCACCACAATCGTGGTAGGAAATCCCGGTGGCGGTGAAGACGACCGCCCCGTCATCGAGTAG
- the metA gene encoding homoserine O-acetyltransferase MetA, with translation MPLNLQKNLPAIELLKKEHIFVMDSLRASEQDIRPLRVVVLNLMPLKITTETDLIRLLSNTPLQVELDFMKIKGHTPKNTPIEHMQEFYKDFDDIEKDYYDGMIITGAPVEQMPFEDVSYWEEVTTIFDWARTHVTSTLYICWAAQAGLYHFYGVPKYDLPAKMFGVFRHTLREPSLQIFRGFDDEFYVPHSRHTEIRREDIRKVPELTLLSESEESGVYMAMSRGGREFYITGHSEYSPYTLSDEYIRDLNKGLPISVPHNYYRNNDPAQGPVVRWRGHANLLFTNWLNYYVYQETPFNIEDIKNLGSL, from the coding sequence ATGCCATTAAATTTACAAAAGAATTTACCCGCTATTGAACTCCTTAAAAAGGAGCACATCTTTGTGATGGATTCCCTTCGGGCATCGGAACAGGATATTCGTCCGCTACGCGTAGTGGTGCTGAACCTGATGCCATTAAAAATAACAACGGAGACCGATCTGATCCGTCTGTTGAGTAATACGCCTTTACAGGTGGAGCTTGACTTTATGAAAATAAAAGGGCATACTCCGAAGAATACGCCGATCGAACATATGCAGGAGTTTTATAAAGACTTCGACGATATAGAGAAAGATTATTATGACGGAATGATTATCACCGGTGCACCGGTAGAGCAGATGCCGTTTGAAGATGTGAGTTACTGGGAAGAAGTGACGACGATTTTCGATTGGGCACGTACGCATGTTACCTCTACATTGTATATCTGTTGGGCGGCACAGGCAGGATTGTATCATTTCTATGGTGTGCCTAAGTATGATTTGCCGGCAAAAATGTTCGGCGTGTTCCGTCATACGCTACGGGAGCCTTCTTTACAGATATTCCGAGGATTCGATGACGAGTTTTATGTGCCTCACAGCCGTCATACGGAGATTCGCCGCGAAGATATCCGGAAGGTACCGGAGCTGACGTTGCTTTCCGAAAGCGAAGAATCAGGTGTTTATATGGCGATGTCACGCGGAGGACGTGAGTTTTATATTACCGGTCATTCGGAATATTCGCCTTATACATTGAGTGATGAATATATCCGCGATTTGAATAAGGGGCTTCCTATTTCGGTCCCTCATAACTATTATCGTAATAACGATCCTGCCCAGGGTCCGGTTGTCCGTTGGCGCGGCCATGCCAACCTGCTCTTTACGAACTGGCTGAATTATTACGTATATCAGGAAACGCCGTTCAATATCGAAGATATCAAGAATTTGGGCAGCCTGTAG
- a CDS encoding peptidase U32 family protein, whose protein sequence is MSIKPRRIELLAPAKDLTCGIEAINHGADAVYIGAPKFGARAAAGNSLDDIRALCDYAHLYNASIYVALNTILREDELSEAEQLIRQLYQAGADALIIQDMGITHLNLPPIPLHASTQTDNRTPEKVKFLEAVGFTQVVLARELSLNEIRQISEQTTVPLEVFVHGALCVSYSGQCYLSAALSGRSANRGECAQYCRLPYSMVDANGTEIVHDKHLLSLKDMNRSDQLEALLDAGVSSLKIEGRLKDVTYVKNITAYYRKKLDVILARRPEYCRASAGTSKYTFEPVAEKSFNRGFTPFFLHERSKDITAFNTPKSLGEPVGTVKELKGNSFTVAGLKQLNNGDGLVFFNGRDELEGFRVNRVEANRVFPLDMPAIKPKTPLYRNFDQVFEKQLAKPSAERKLSVKIEFLDNSFGFTLVMENETGARVMLTEPFTKELARRDQADNIRTQLSKLGNTPFEASEIVVQMSENWFVPSSLLADMRRKAVEKLQVDRAIRYQRELARKVEPAKEIPFPEKQLTYLGNVSNSRATAFYKAHGVDSVADAFELKPEKDVPLMFTKHCLRYSMGWCPTYQKQKSPYREPYYLLYKDTRLRLQFDCKRCQMLVYSEEK, encoded by the coding sequence ATGTCAATAAAACCTCGTCGTATCGAACTCCTGGCTCCGGCAAAGGATTTGACCTGTGGCATTGAAGCTATTAATCATGGTGCTGATGCCGTTTATATCGGTGCACCCAAATTCGGTGCGCGTGCTGCTGCCGGAAATTCGCTGGACGATATTCGTGCCCTTTGTGATTATGCACATCTGTATAATGCCAGTATCTATGTGGCATTAAACACTATACTCCGTGAAGACGAATTATCGGAAGCAGAACAGTTGATCCGGCAACTTTACCAGGCCGGAGCCGATGCTCTGATCATACAGGATATGGGGATTACCCACCTGAACCTGCCGCCTATTCCTTTGCATGCCAGTACCCAGACGGATAACCGCACGCCGGAGAAGGTCAAGTTCCTGGAGGCTGTCGGATTTACACAGGTCGTTTTGGCACGTGAATTGTCACTGAATGAGATTCGTCAGATATCCGAACAGACAACTGTTCCATTAGAAGTGTTCGTGCATGGTGCTTTATGTGTCAGTTATAGCGGTCAGTGTTATTTGAGCGCTGCACTTAGCGGTCGAAGTGCCAATAGGGGGGAATGTGCTCAATATTGCCGCTTACCCTACTCAATGGTAGATGCGAATGGAACGGAGATCGTGCATGATAAGCATTTGTTGTCTCTTAAAGATATGAACCGTTCCGATCAGCTGGAAGCATTGCTCGATGCGGGTGTTTCGTCGTTGAAGATAGAAGGGCGGTTGAAAGATGTCACCTATGTAAAGAATATAACAGCTTATTACCGGAAGAAGCTGGATGTGATTTTGGCGCGTCGTCCGGAATATTGTCGTGCATCGGCAGGAACGAGTAAGTATACCTTTGAGCCGGTGGCGGAGAAGAGTTTTAACAGGGGATTCACTCCGTTTTTCCTGCATGAACGAAGCAAAGATATTACAGCATTCAATACGCCTAAGTCGCTGGGGGAACCGGTTGGAACAGTAAAAGAACTGAAAGGAAACTCGTTTACAGTGGCTGGTCTGAAGCAGTTGAATAATGGCGATGGTCTGGTCTTTTTTAATGGTCGGGATGAGCTGGAGGGTTTCCGTGTGAACAGGGTAGAGGCCAATCGTGTTTTTCCGTTGGATATGCCGGCGATAAAGCCGAAGACACCTCTTTATCGTAATTTCGATCAGGTATTTGAAAAGCAGTTGGCAAAACCGTCTGCTGAGCGTAAGCTTTCCGTAAAGATAGAGTTTTTGGATAACTCTTTCGGCTTTACCTTAGTGATGGAAAATGAAACAGGTGCACGGGTAATGCTTACTGAACCATTTACTAAAGAATTAGCTCGCCGTGACCAAGCAGACAATATCCGTACCCAGCTTTCCAAATTAGGTAATACACCGTTCGAAGCCTCGGAGATTGTCGTACAGATGAGTGAGAACTGGTTTGTCCCTTCCTCTTTGCTGGCGGATATGCGTCGTAAAGCAGTGGAGAAGTTGCAGGTTGACCGTGCTATCCGCTACCAGCGGGAACTGGCACGTAAGGTGGAGCCGGCAAAAGAAATTCCATTCCCTGAAAAACAATTAACTTATCTGGGAAATGTGTCGAACAGCCGGGCAACTGCTTTTTACAAGGCACATGGAGTAGATAGTGTTGCCGATGCATTCGAATTGAAGCCAGAAAAGGATGTTCCATTAATGTTTACCAAACATTGCCTGCGATATAGTATGGGATGGTGTCCGACTTATCAAAAACAGAAATCTCCGTATAGGGAGCCGTACTATCTGTTATATAAAGACACCCGACTCCGCCTGCAGTTCGATTGCAAGCGGTGCCAGATGTTGGTATATTCAGAAGAGAAGTAG
- a CDS encoding ferritin-like domain-containing protein, with protein MAKESVKILQQKLDVESLLSQLNAALSEEWLAYYQYWVGALVAEGAMRANVQAEFEKHAISEFGHAKLLADRIIELEGVPVLDPKQWFELARCKYDVPNDFDVVSLLNQNIASERCAIVRYQQIAEFTDGKDFTTCEIAKHILGMEEDHEQDLQDYLTDIARMKSSFLK; from the coding sequence ATGGCAAAAGAAAGTGTTAAGATTCTACAGCAGAAACTAGATGTAGAAAGTTTATTATCACAGCTTAACGCTGCATTATCAGAAGAATGGTTAGCATACTATCAATATTGGGTAGGCGCTTTGGTTGCAGAAGGTGCTATGCGTGCAAACGTACAGGCTGAATTTGAAAAACACGCCATCTCAGAATTTGGTCACGCAAAACTGTTGGCTGACCGTATCATCGAACTGGAAGGCGTTCCTGTTCTCGATCCGAAACAATGGTTTGAACTGGCGAGATGTAAATATGACGTACCAAATGATTTTGACGTTGTCAGCCTGCTGAACCAAAACATCGCTTCTGAACGTTGCGCTATCGTCAGATATCAGCAAATCGCCGAATTCACAGACGGTAAGGACTTTACAACCTGCGAAATAGCCAAACATATCCTGGGTATGGAAGAAGATCATGAACAGGATTTGCAAGACTACTTGACAGACATTGCCAGAATGAAAAGTTCTTTCTTAAAGTAA
- a CDS encoding efflux RND transporter periplasmic adaptor subunit produces MVGERLVKGSIVLVALLMLATGCRKKEEPLRPLVIVDKPQKEDVQIFGEYVGRIRAASYVEIHARVEGYLEKMLFVEGKQVKQNEPLFIINSALYKARVEKARAQLKKNEAQAAKAKRDVERLQPLYEQHAASQLDLDNALASLDDSEANIAMSKADLDQAQLELGYTTVTSPIAGYISERFVDVGALVGPGVNSKLAAVVKSDTVLVDFKMTALDYLRAERRNIKFGEQDTTRSWQPTVTVTLADNSEYPVKGIVDFADPIVDPQTGTFGVRAELANPNQKLLPGQFTRVKLLLDVRERSIVVPRKAISIEQGGVFIYIIRRDNVAEKRFVQTGPEIGNNIVIERGLGENESVVVEGYHKLVPGMLVRPVQAGDDKAVAAYREEAGE; encoded by the coding sequence ATGGTAGGAGAAAGATTAGTAAAAGGAAGTATCGTATTAGTCGCCCTTTTAATGCTGGCAACAGGTTGTCGTAAAAAAGAAGAACCGTTGCGTCCCCTTGTCATTGTAGACAAGCCTCAGAAAGAAGATGTGCAAATATTTGGTGAATACGTAGGACGTATCCGTGCTGCGAGTTATGTAGAGATACATGCCCGTGTAGAAGGTTACCTCGAAAAGATGCTGTTTGTAGAAGGTAAACAGGTGAAACAGAACGAACCTCTGTTTATTATCAATTCAGCTCTTTATAAAGCCCGTGTAGAAAAAGCAAGAGCACAGTTGAAGAAGAATGAAGCGCAGGCGGCAAAAGCCAAAAGAGATGTGGAACGTTTGCAACCCTTGTATGAACAACATGCAGCGAGCCAGTTGGATCTTGATAACGCATTGGCTTCCCTGGATGATTCGGAGGCTAATATAGCTATGAGTAAAGCAGACCTCGATCAGGCACAGCTGGAACTTGGCTATACAACTGTCACTTCCCCGATTGCCGGATATATCAGTGAACGTTTTGTCGATGTTGGAGCTTTGGTTGGTCCCGGAGTTAATTCAAAACTGGCCGCTGTTGTAAAAAGCGATACGGTATTGGTGGATTTTAAAATGACGGCACTGGATTATCTGCGCGCTGAACGTCGCAATATCAAGTTTGGTGAACAGGACACAACCCGATCCTGGCAACCGACCGTAACTGTAACCCTTGCCGATAATTCAGAATATCCGGTAAAAGGAATTGTTGATTTTGCTGATCCGATCGTAGATCCACAAACTGGAACTTTCGGTGTGCGTGCAGAATTAGCGAATCCGAATCAGAAACTACTTCCCGGACAGTTTACCCGCGTGAAATTATTATTAGATGTACGTGAACGATCTATTGTTGTTCCGCGAAAGGCTATATCTATTGAACAAGGCGGTGTCTTCATTTATATTATCCGTCGTGATAATGTTGCAGAGAAACGTTTTGTACAGACAGGACCGGAAATAGGAAACAATATTGTTATCGAGCGTGGTCTTGGTGAGAATGAATCTGTGGTAGTAGAAGGTTATCATAAGTTAGTTCCCGGTATGTTGGTTCGTCCGGTTCAGGCTGGTGACGATAAAGCTGTCGCAGCATATAGAGAGGAGGCAGGAGAATGA
- a CDS encoding multidrug efflux RND transporter permease subunit produces the protein MKPGFFIDRPVFSTVLSLLIVIVGIIGLMLLPVDQYPQITPPVVKISASYPGASALTVSQAVATPIEQELNGTPGMIYMQSSSSNSGGLTITVTFDVSADPDLAAVEIQNRVKLAESRLPSDVVQNGITVEKQSASQLMTLSLSSDDPRFDEIYLSNFATINVLDVLRRIPGVGRVSNIGSRYYGMQIWVYPDRLANMGLTVKDIQNALKEQNSESAAGELGKQPVIDVDVTIPITARGRLSTVKEFEDIVVRANQDGSIVRLRDVARISLEASSYSTESGINGENAAILGIYMLPGANALEVATDVKEAMKEISQNFPEGLEYGFPFDMTEYISQSIHEVYKTLFEALFLVVLVVYLSLQNWRAALIPTIAVPISLVGTFGFMLIMGFSLNMLTLLGLILAIGIVVDDAIVVVENVERIMHEEKLTPREATHKAMHELSGALIATSMVLAAVFVPVSFLSGITGALYRQFSITIVVSVLLSTVVALTLSPAMCALILRPTTGKKNFVFRKINIWLHKGNNKYIHLLSKAIGNPKRILAGFGMVLVFIFVLNRFIPTSFIPEEDQGFFTVELVMPEGATLERTRKVTDRAIEFLEKQPAVAYVQNVTGSSTRVGTSQSRSTLTVILKPWEERKSSGMGVEDVMEVARKEFEYYPEILAYLNRPPVIPGLGESGGLEMQLEARGEASWENLVSATDTFMLYASKAPELTGVSSALQPQIPQLYFDVDRDRAKFLGIPLTDIFSTMKAYLGSVYVNDFNMFNRIYKVYIQAEAPYRATPESLGLFFVKAQNGSMVPLTALGTTSYTTGPGTIKKFNMFSTAAISAVAAPGYSSGEAMAAMQQIAREHLPDNIGVEWSGLSYQEKKAGGQTGMVLALVFLFVFLFLAAQYESWIVPIAVLLSLPVAALGAYLGIWATGLHNDIYFQIGLVTLIGLAAKNAILIVEFAKVQVDAGVDVVKAAIHAAQMRFRPILMTSLAFVLGMLPMVLASGPGSASRHSLGTGVFFGMLVVITVGIVLVPFFFVFIYKVKKVLKLERVSRIIPKEKILRKKKFFLFIAVVTVALVSLSSCKLGEKYARPDLNLPAQFEGESDTLSVENIPWESLYADTTLQRLITTALENNKDMKIAAAKIKEMMAAKRITFAEQFPEIGARIYGQKERLNYGGDNPKPDPEYGAKLTLSWELDLWGNLRWANEAGVAAYLQSVEAQRGLQLTLVAEVAAAYYELCALDRQLNIVRQTLEARREGVRLAKLRFEGGLTSETSYNQALVELARTETLVPSLERQVRIKENDISLLLGEYPGYIPRGLPLGEQRLPDALPVGLPSALLERRPDMRQAELKLREANAKVGVAYTDLFPKISLTGNFGIESEELGDLLKSPAWFLAGDLLQPLFAMGKNKAKLKASKARYEQEVYNYQKSVIGAFKEVNDAIITIRKAKEIRFSQERLESASAKYLKLAELQYINGVTNYIDVLDAQRGYLDAQISLNNAVQNELLAVVYLYKALGGGYTLSPEK, from the coding sequence ATGAAGCCGGGATTCTTTATAGACCGTCCCGTATTCTCGACTGTACTTTCTTTATTAATTGTTATTGTCGGGATTATCGGATTGATGTTGTTGCCGGTGGATCAGTATCCGCAGATCACGCCGCCAGTTGTGAAGATTAGTGCCTCTTATCCGGGTGCCAGTGCGTTGACGGTGTCGCAGGCTGTAGCTACACCGATCGAACAGGAGTTGAACGGAACTCCGGGGATGATCTATATGCAGAGTAGTAGTAGCAATTCAGGAGGTTTGACCATTACGGTCACTTTCGATGTTTCGGCAGATCCTGATTTGGCTGCTGTAGAAATTCAGAATCGTGTGAAGCTGGCAGAGTCGCGTCTTCCGTCTGATGTCGTACAGAACGGTATCACGGTAGAGAAACAATCCGCCAGCCAGTTGATGACATTAAGTTTGAGCTCGGATGATCCGCGCTTTGATGAAATTTACCTGAGTAACTTTGCAACGATCAATGTGCTCGATGTCCTTCGCCGTATTCCGGGGGTAGGACGTGTATCGAACATCGGTAGCCGTTATTATGGTATGCAGATATGGGTCTATCCTGACCGTCTTGCTAATATGGGATTGACGGTGAAAGATATCCAAAATGCCCTGAAAGAGCAGAACAGCGAATCTGCAGCCGGTGAGTTGGGAAAACAACCTGTTATCGATGTGGATGTTACTATACCAATTACTGCTCGTGGCCGTCTTTCGACTGTAAAGGAATTTGAAGATATAGTTGTTCGTGCTAACCAGGACGGTTCTATCGTCCGTTTGCGTGATGTCGCTCGTATTTCACTGGAAGCCTCTTCCTATTCTACTGAAAGTGGAATAAATGGAGAGAATGCTGCTATCCTCGGTATTTATATGTTGCCGGGAGCTAATGCGCTGGAAGTCGCTACGGATGTGAAGGAGGCGATGAAAGAGATCAGCCAGAACTTTCCGGAAGGACTGGAATACGGATTTCCGTTTGATATGACGGAATATATCTCTCAATCTATCCATGAAGTGTATAAGACCTTGTTTGAGGCCTTGTTCCTGGTCGTTTTGGTGGTGTACTTGTCTTTGCAGAACTGGCGCGCAGCCTTGATTCCGACTATTGCCGTACCTATTTCTTTGGTCGGAACATTCGGATTCATGTTGATCATGGGATTTTCACTGAATATGCTGACCTTGTTGGGATTGATCCTGGCTATCGGTATTGTAGTGGATGATGCCATTGTGGTTGTGGAAAATGTAGAACGTATTATGCATGAGGAAAAGCTCACACCCCGGGAAGCCACTCATAAAGCTATGCATGAATTATCCGGCGCGTTGATCGCGACTTCGATGGTATTGGCTGCCGTATTCGTTCCGGTAAGTTTCCTGAGTGGAATTACAGGTGCGCTATATCGTCAGTTCTCTATAACGATCGTTGTTTCAGTCTTACTTTCAACGGTAGTGGCATTGACTCTGAGTCCTGCTATGTGTGCCTTGATCTTACGTCCGACAACCGGAAAGAAGAACTTCGTGTTCCGCAAAATCAATATCTGGTTACATAAAGGAAATAATAAATATATTCATTTACTGTCAAAGGCTATAGGAAATCCTAAACGTATTTTGGCTGGTTTTGGTATGGTACTTGTTTTCATTTTTGTACTGAACCGTTTTATTCCGACCAGTTTTATACCCGAGGAAGACCAGGGTTTTTTTACTGTTGAGTTGGTAATGCCTGAAGGAGCAACCCTTGAACGTACCCGTAAGGTAACCGACCGTGCCATCGAGTTTTTGGAGAAACAACCGGCTGTGGCCTATGTGCAAAACGTAACCGGTAGCAGTACTCGTGTGGGAACATCGCAAAGCCGTTCTACCCTTACCGTTATCCTGAAACCCTGGGAGGAACGTAAATCTTCCGGCATGGGAGTTGAAGATGTTATGGAAGTTGCCCGTAAGGAGTTTGAATATTATCCGGAAATATTAGCCTATCTGAACCGTCCGCCTGTTATTCCTGGACTGGGAGAAAGCGGAGGCTTGGAAATGCAGCTGGAAGCTCGTGGAGAAGCCAGTTGGGAAAATCTGGTAAGTGCAACCGATACTTTTATGCTGTATGCATCGAAGGCACCGGAACTGACCGGTGTGTCTTCTGCTCTGCAACCGCAGATCCCCCAATTATATTTTGATGTGGATCGTGACCGAGCTAAATTCCTGGGTATTCCGCTGACCGATATCTTCTCGACGATGAAGGCTTATCTAGGATCAGTCTATGTGAATGACTTCAATATGTTCAACCGTATATATAAGGTATACATTCAAGCAGAAGCCCCTTATCGTGCCACTCCGGAAAGCCTGGGATTGTTCTTCGTGAAAGCACAGAATGGCTCGATGGTACCTTTGACTGCATTAGGAACGACAAGTTATACGACCGGACCGGGTACGATCAAGAAGTTCAATATGTTCTCTACGGCTGCTATAAGTGCGGTTGCCGCTCCCGGATACAGTTCCGGCGAAGCGATGGCGGCTATGCAACAGATCGCCCGGGAACATCTGCCGGATAACATCGGTGTGGAATGGAGCGGATTGTCTTATCAGGAAAAGAAAGCTGGAGGACAGACCGGTATGGTGCTGGCACTTGTATTCCTGTTTGTATTCCTTTTCCTGGCAGCTCAGTATGAGAGTTGGATTGTTCCGATCGCTGTACTGTTGTCGTTGCCGGTTGCTGCTTTAGGTGCTTATCTAGGAATTTGGGCTACCGGATTGCATAACGATATTTATTTCCAGATCGGACTTGTAACCTTGATCGGTTTGGCTGCAAAGAATGCCATTCTGATCGTAGAGTTTGCCAAGGTACAGGTCGATGCAGGCGTAGATGTGGTAAAAGCAGCCATTCATGCTGCTCAGATGCGTTTCCGTCCTATTTTGATGACCTCTCTGGCTTTTGTGCTGGGTATGCTTCCAATGGTATTGGCTAGCGGACCGGGTTCAGCCTCCCGTCACAGTTTGGGAACCGGGGTGTTCTTTGGCATGTTGGTGGTTATCACGGTAGGTATTGTGCTGGTTCCGTTCTTCTTTGTCTTTATCTATAAAGTGAAGAAGGTATTGAAATTAGAACGGGTTAGCCGGATCATTCCGAAAGAGAAAATTCTCCGAAAGAAGAAATTCTTCCTCTTTATTGCAGTTGTCACAGTTGCTTTGGTATCGCTTTCTTCCTGTAAGTTAGGAGAGAAGTATGCCCGCCCGGACTTGAATCTTCCGGCTCAGTTTGAAGGAGAATCGGATACGCTTTCCGTAGAGAATATACCCTGGGAAAGTTTGTATGCCGATACGACTTTGCAACGGTTGATAACGACCGCTCTGGAAAATAACAAGGATATGAAGATAGCGGCTGCCAAGATCAAGGAAATGATGGCAGCCAAACGTATCACTTTTGCTGAACAGTTCCCTGAAATCGGGGCACGTATTTACGGACAGAAGGAACGTTTGAACTACGGTGGTGATAATCCGAAGCCCGATCCTGAATATGGAGCCAAACTGACGCTTTCGTGGGAACTCGATTTGTGGGGAAACCTGCGTTGGGCGAATGAAGCCGGAGTAGCCGCCTACCTGCAATCGGTAGAAGCCCAGCGTGGTCTTCAGTTGACTTTAGTCGCGGAAGTGGCTGCCGCTTATTATGAATTATGTGCCCTCGACCGGCAGTTGAATATTGTCCGGCAGACGTTGGAAGCTCGCCGTGAAGGTGTGCGTTTAGCTAAACTTCGTTTTGAAGGCGGTTTGACCTCTGAAACATCTTACAACCAGGCATTGGTAGAATTGGCCCGTACGGAAACACTTGTCCCGTCGTTGGAGCGTCAGGTCAGGATAAAGGAAAATGATATATCCCTGCTTTTGGGAGAATATCCCGGCTATATTCCGCGGGGATTGCCGCTGGGCGAACAACGTTTACCCGATGCATTGCCGGTGGGACTGCCTTCTGCTTTGCTGGAACGTCGTCCGGATATGCGGCAGGCTGAATTGAAACTTCGTGAAGCCAATGCCAAAGTAGGAGTAGCTTATACCGACTTGTTCCCGAAGATCAGCCTGACAGGTAACTTCGGTATTGAAAGTGAAGAATTGGGCGATCTGTTGAAGAGCCCGGCGTGGTTCTTGGCAGGCGACCTGCTTCAACCTCTTTTTGCGATGGGAAAGAATAAGGCGAAGCTGAAAGCATCGAAAGCCCGTTACGAGCAGGAAGTGTATAATTATCAAAAAAGCGTAATCGGAGCCTTTAAAGAAGTGAACGATGCCATTATCACGATCCGTAAAGCGAAAGAAATCCGTTTCTCACAGGAAAGACTGGAATCTGCCTCTGCTAAATACCTGAAGCTGGCAGAACTGCAATATATCAATGGAGTGACTAATTATATCGATGTATTGGATGCCCAGCGTGGATATCTGGATGCGCAGATCAGTTTGAATAATGCCGTACAGAATGAATTACTGGCTGTCGTTTATCTGTATAAGGCATTAGGGGGCGGATATACTTTATCCCCGGAGAAATAG
- a CDS encoding pirin family protein — protein MTIKKVENIIAPPAPHMVGDGFRVHNFIPHLEELSRERMNPFILLDYNAKMEFAPRKEPRGVGVHPHRGFETVTIVYKGKVAHHDSRGNSGVIGPGDIQWMTAASGVLHKEYHEEQFSQKGGEFHVVQLWINLPAKDKKTDPKYQSIINSQIPKVELPDNAGLVEVIAGHYQDTNGIASTFTPMHLLNVKLNKGGSADFSFPANYNTAILVIEGSVKINNNELVPTDYFALFENKGESISIQAVNKATILVLSGEPIKEPIAAYGPFVMNNVAELKQAYIDLGAGKFGKLDD, from the coding sequence ATGACAATAAAAAAAGTAGAAAACATCATAGCACCTCCTGCACCACATATGGTTGGAGATGGATTCAGAGTACACAACTTCATACCTCATCTGGAAGAATTAAGCAGAGAGCGCATGAATCCTTTTATCTTGCTTGACTATAATGCAAAAATGGAGTTCGCACCACGAAAAGAGCCAAGAGGAGTCGGAGTTCATCCGCACCGCGGGTTTGAAACCGTAACAATTGTATATAAAGGGAAGGTCGCTCACCACGATAGCAGGGGAAACAGCGGCGTGATCGGTCCGGGTGATATCCAATGGATGACAGCTGCCTCCGGTGTTCTTCACAAAGAATATCATGAAGAACAATTCAGCCAGAAAGGAGGAGAATTCCATGTCGTACAGCTGTGGATCAATCTTCCTGCCAAAGATAAAAAGACAGATCCGAAATATCAATCTATTATCAACAGCCAGATACCCAAGGTTGAACTACCCGATAATGCCGGACTGGTTGAAGTCATTGCCGGACATTATCAGGATACAAACGGAATAGCTTCCACTTTCACGCCCATGCATTTACTAAATGTCAAGCTAAATAAAGGAGGGAGTGCTGATTTTTCATTTCCGGCAAATTATAACACTGCCATTCTGGTCATTGAAGGCTCCGTAAAGATCAATAATAATGAACTGGTTCCAACCGATTATTTCGCTTTGTTCGAAAATAAAGGAGAAAGTATCAGTATTCAGGCCGTAAACAAAGCGACTATCCTTGTATTGAGTGGAGAACCAATCAAAGAACCTATCGCTGCTTATGGCCCATTCGTCATGAACAATGTGGCAGAATTGAAACAAGCTTACATCGACCTGGGAGCCGGTAAGTTCGGTAAACTGGATGACTAG